Proteins encoded by one window of Streptomyces sp. NBC_01571:
- a CDS encoding VWA domain-containing protein: MPGISLSKVEETAPALVSLYKTAGVSLARHGLGGQRAAVYLVVDYSGSMKPYYRDGSVQALADRVLGLSAHLDDDGTVPVVFFSTGIDAVTEIALDDHQGRVERIVAGLGHMGRTSYHLAMDAVIDHYLDSGSKDPALVVFQTDGGPVNKLAAERYLCKAAKLPLFWQFIGFGDPDSKQFDFLRKLDELAVPQKRVVDNAGFFHAGSYPGEVSDEELYDRIVGEFPQWLAAARTRGIVR, translated from the coding sequence ATGCCCGGGATCAGTCTCAGCAAGGTGGAGGAGACCGCGCCCGCGCTGGTCAGTCTGTACAAGACCGCCGGTGTCTCGCTCGCCCGGCACGGGCTGGGCGGGCAGCGGGCCGCGGTGTACCTGGTGGTCGACTACTCCGGTTCGATGAAGCCGTACTACCGCGACGGCAGTGTGCAGGCGCTCGCCGACCGGGTGCTCGGCCTGTCGGCACATCTCGACGACGACGGCACGGTTCCGGTGGTCTTCTTCTCCACGGGCATCGACGCGGTCACCGAGATCGCGCTCGACGACCACCAGGGGCGGGTGGAGCGGATCGTCGCGGGGCTCGGGCACATGGGCAGGACCAGTTACCACCTGGCCATGGACGCGGTCATCGACCACTACCTCGACAGCGGCTCCAAGGACCCCGCCCTGGTGGTCTTCCAGACCGACGGCGGACCGGTCAACAAGCTTGCCGCCGAGCGGTACTTGTGCAAGGCGGCGAAGCTCCCGCTGTTCTGGCAGTTCATAGGGTTCGGTGACCCGGACAGCAAGCAGTTCGACTTCCTGCGCAAGCTCGACGAGTTGGCCGTCCCGCAGAAGCGGGTGGTCGACAACGCCGGTTTCTTCCATGCCGGTTCGTATCCCGGCGAGGTGAGCGACGAGGAGCTGTACGACCGGATCGTCGGCGAGTTCCCGCAGTGGCTGGCGGCGGCGCGGACCCGGGGGATCGTACGGTGA
- a CDS encoding rhomboid family intramembrane serine protease, with protein MESESTEPAASADPVEPAATTCYRHPKVESYVRCTRCDRYICPACMREAAVGHHCVECVKEGARSVRQARTAFGGRISTVPVLTYVLIALNVLAYLGEVARPAIVDRFEMLGAGLMGPDGGHYLWQAHHAADFRPEGVVDGEWYRTLTGAFLHLPPTEGTFGIVHIVMNMVALWNLGRVVEAQLGRVRYIALYLLSALGGSVLVLLLAPDEPTLGASGAIFGLGAAYYVMARRLGADMNAVNRIMGGLLLWLLISAGYTSWQAHLGGLLAGGVVTFAYAYAPRDGRRALVQGAVCAGLLVLLVVLAVTKASALRNGAV; from the coding sequence GTGGAATCCGAGTCCACCGAACCCGCCGCGTCAGCCGACCCCGTCGAGCCCGCCGCCACCACCTGCTACCGCCACCCCAAGGTGGAGTCGTATGTGCGCTGCACCCGGTGCGACCGCTACATCTGCCCCGCCTGCATGCGCGAGGCGGCCGTCGGCCACCACTGCGTGGAGTGCGTGAAGGAGGGCGCCCGGTCCGTCCGGCAGGCCCGCACGGCGTTCGGCGGCCGGATCTCGACGGTGCCCGTGCTGACGTACGTCCTGATCGCGCTGAACGTGCTGGCCTACCTGGGCGAGGTGGCGCGCCCGGCGATCGTGGACCGGTTCGAGATGCTGGGCGCGGGACTGATGGGGCCGGACGGCGGACACTACCTCTGGCAGGCACACCACGCGGCGGACTTCCGTCCGGAAGGCGTGGTCGACGGGGAGTGGTACCGGACGCTGACCGGCGCGTTCCTCCATCTGCCGCCCACCGAGGGCACGTTCGGGATCGTGCACATCGTGATGAACATGGTCGCCCTGTGGAACCTGGGACGGGTGGTGGAGGCCCAGCTCGGCAGAGTCCGCTACATCGCCCTGTACCTGCTGTCGGCGCTCGGCGGTTCCGTCCTGGTGCTGCTGCTCGCGCCGGACGAGCCCACGCTCGGCGCGTCGGGCGCGATCTTCGGACTGGGCGCCGCGTACTACGTCATGGCCCGCCGCCTGGGCGCGGACATGAACGCCGTCAACCGCATCATGGGGGGCCTGCTGCTGTGGCTGCTGATCTCGGCGGGATACACCTCGTGGCAGGCGCACCTCGGCGGTCTGCTGGCGGGCGGCGTGGTCACCTTCGCGTACGCGTACGCACCCCGGGACGGCCGGCGTGCCCTCGTCCAAGGCGCCGTGTGCGCGGGGCTGTTGGTCCTGCTGGTGGTACTGGCCGTCACAAAGGCCTCCGCGCTGCGGAACGGAGCGGTCTAG
- a CDS encoding chitosanase gives MKRARLLLLAVLPLVAAALYFFVPGLQGPGEAAGSPGRQGAGRPRGAGLAAPDKKELAQEIVASAENSTLDWRSAYGYIEDIGDGQGYTAGLIGFCTGTHDLLVLVERYTKDHPGNGLARYLPALRRVDGTDSHEGLDPGFPAAWRKEAGVAAFRKAEDAERDRVYFDPAVRRAELDGLGTLGQFVYYDAMVMHGPGTGPDGFYGLRRRAMAQADTPAEGGSEKSYLDIFLDIRRSAMKSESAHHDTTRIDTAQRKFLYDGNFDLDTPLEWKVYGETYRVAR, from the coding sequence ATGAAACGCGCACGTCTCCTTCTGCTCGCGGTCCTTCCCCTGGTCGCGGCGGCGCTCTACTTCTTCGTCCCCGGGCTCCAGGGCCCGGGCGAGGCGGCCGGGTCCCCCGGCCGGCAGGGCGCCGGGCGGCCGCGAGGCGCCGGCCTCGCCGCGCCGGACAAGAAGGAACTGGCCCAGGAGATCGTGGCGAGTGCCGAGAACTCCACACTGGACTGGCGCAGCGCGTACGGCTACATCGAGGACATCGGCGACGGCCAGGGTTACACGGCGGGCCTCATCGGCTTCTGCACCGGCACCCACGACCTGCTCGTCCTGGTCGAGCGCTACACGAAGGACCACCCGGGCAACGGCCTCGCCCGCTATCTGCCCGCGCTGCGCAGGGTCGACGGCACCGACTCCCACGAGGGTCTCGACCCGGGCTTCCCGGCGGCCTGGCGCAAGGAGGCCGGGGTGGCCGCTTTCCGGAAGGCCGAGGACGCCGAGCGCGACCGTGTCTACTTCGATCCCGCGGTCCGCCGCGCCGAGCTCGACGGGCTGGGCACGCTGGGGCAGTTCGTCTACTACGACGCCATGGTCATGCACGGCCCCGGCACCGGCCCCGACGGTTTCTACGGGCTGCGCCGGCGCGCCATGGCCCAGGCCGACACCCCGGCCGAGGGCGGTTCCGAGAAGTCCTACCTCGACATCTTCCTGGACATCCGCCGCTCCGCGATGAAGTCCGAGAGCGCCCACCACGACACGACCCGTATCGACACGGCCCAGCGGAAGTTCCTGTACGACGGCAACTTCGACCTGGACACACCGCTGGAGTGGAAGGTGTACGGGGAGACGTACAGGGTGGCGCGGTGA
- a CDS encoding glutamate synthase subunit beta — MADPKGFLNHGREVARTRPVEERVKDWNEVYVPGALLPIISKQAGRCMDCGIPFCHNGCPLGNLIPEWNDYAYREDWQAASERLHATNNFPEFTGRLCPAPCESACVLGINQPAVTIKNVEVSIIDKAWDSGDVAPQIPERLSGKTVAVIGSGPSGLAAAQQLTRAGHTVAVYERADRVGGLLRYGIPEFKMEKRHINRRIEQMRAEGTRFRTGIEIGRDLKATDLRKRYDAVVIAAGATTARDLPVPGRELKGIHQAMEYLPLANKVQEGDYVAPPITAEGKHVVVIGGGDTGADCVGTAHRQGAASVTQLEIMPRPGEERNPGQPWPTFPMLYKVTSAHEEGGERVYSVSTTHFEGDEDGNVQWLHLSEVEFVDGRLNQKPGTERRIPAQLVTLAMGFTGTDVENGVVAQFGLELDARGNIARDADFATNVPGVYVAGDAGRGQSLIVWAIAEGRSAARGVDRFLTGASDLPAPIRPTDRSLMV, encoded by the coding sequence ATGGCTGATCCCAAGGGCTTTCTCAACCACGGCCGCGAGGTCGCCAGGACCCGCCCCGTCGAGGAACGCGTCAAGGACTGGAACGAGGTCTACGTTCCGGGTGCGCTGCTCCCGATCATCTCCAAGCAGGCCGGCCGCTGCATGGACTGCGGCATCCCCTTCTGCCACAACGGCTGTCCGCTGGGGAACCTGATCCCCGAGTGGAACGACTACGCCTACCGCGAGGACTGGCAGGCCGCGTCCGAGCGCCTGCACGCCACGAACAACTTCCCGGAGTTCACGGGCCGACTGTGCCCCGCTCCGTGCGAGTCGGCGTGTGTGCTCGGCATCAACCAGCCCGCCGTGACCATCAAGAACGTCGAGGTCTCGATCATCGACAAGGCGTGGGACAGCGGGGACGTCGCCCCGCAGATCCCCGAGCGCCTGTCGGGCAAGACCGTCGCGGTCATCGGCTCGGGCCCGTCGGGCCTGGCCGCCGCCCAGCAGCTGACCCGGGCCGGCCACACGGTCGCCGTCTACGAGCGCGCCGACCGCGTCGGCGGCCTGCTGCGCTACGGCATCCCCGAGTTCAAGATGGAGAAGCGGCACATCAACCGCCGTATCGAGCAGATGCGCGCGGAGGGCACCCGCTTCCGCACGGGCATCGAGATCGGCCGCGACCTCAAGGCGACCGACCTGCGCAAGCGGTACGACGCGGTGGTCATCGCCGCCGGTGCCACGACCGCTCGGGACCTCCCGGTGCCCGGCCGCGAACTCAAGGGCATCCACCAGGCCATGGAGTACCTGCCGCTGGCCAACAAGGTTCAGGAGGGCGACTACGTGGCGCCCCCGATCACGGCCGAGGGCAAGCACGTCGTGGTCATCGGCGGCGGCGACACGGGCGCGGACTGCGTGGGCACCGCCCACCGCCAGGGCGCGGCCTCGGTCACGCAGCTGGAGATCATGCCCCGTCCGGGCGAGGAGCGGAACCCCGGCCAGCCCTGGCCGACGTTCCCCATGCTCTACAAGGTCACCTCGGCGCACGAGGAGGGCGGCGAGCGCGTCTACTCGGTCTCCACCACCCACTTCGAGGGCGACGAGGACGGCAACGTCCAGTGGCTGCACCTCTCCGAGGTCGAGTTCGTCGACGGCAGGCTCAACCAGAAGCCGGGCACGGAACGCAGGATCCCCGCCCAGCTGGTCACCCTGGCGATGGGCTTCACCGGCACCGACGTGGAGAACGGCGTGGTCGCCCAGTTCGGCCTGGAGCTGGACGCGCGCGGCAACATCGCCCGCGACGCCGACTTCGCGACCAACGTGCCCGGCGTGTACGTTGCCGGTGACGCGGGCCGCGGCCAGTCCCTGATCGTGTGGGCCATCGCGGAGGGCCGTTCGGCCGCCCGCGGGGTCGACCGCTTCCTCACGGGCGCCAGCGACCTGCCGGCCCCGATCCGCCCCACGGACCGTTCCCTGATGGTCTGA